DNA sequence from the Marinilongibacter aquaticus genome:
CCAAAAAGCTTATAAAAAGCTCCTTGAGCCGTTTCGGGCTTTTTCAGCAGCACTCTTCTTACTCTTCGGTTTCCTCCCGGCAAGGCCGCCAAATCAGAGAATGTGCCCGTGGTGTCGTATACCATTTCCGAAATACCCAAGACATCTTGATAAAGTGCCAAAGAAGCGTCCATGTCGGATACGCCAATCAAGGCTCCAAGCACACCGCCTGTATGATCAGCTCGCTTTTTGAACCACGAATTGTCGGGCACAATTTGAATCTGATTGCCGTAGGGATCTTTCAACCAAGCGGTATCTTGCCCTTTCGGGTCTTTCGATACGTTCAAGTTCAAACTTTCGGCCAAAGCTTTTACATCAGAAGATTTCACCCGCATGGCGTATATTCCTAAATCGCCAAATTCAACGGCTTCTTTTGCCGGAATGGGCAAAGGGTTTTTCGACTCCCAAATTTCGGCACCACCACCACCGGCCATATTCACGGCCAAAATTGCTCGTCTTTCGCGAACAACGCCATTTGTATGCGGGGTCATCAATTCGGCACGGGCTACGTCATCAAAAACGGGCACATCCAAACCCAAATTTCTGTTGTACCATTTGAAAGCCTCTTCGGCGTTGGGCACGCCGATACCAATTTGCTGAATTCCCGTAAACAAACTTTTGCTCATCTTTTTCTGCTTGATTAATTCTTGCACAAAAATGGCTTGTTTCCGAGGATTTTCAACAGATTTGTAGCAAAATCAACGAAAAGCTCATGGAATGGTATAAAATCGATCAAATTGGTGACTTGAATTCTCCCGGCTTGTTGCTCTACAAAAACAGGATGGAAGTGAACATTGCTGAAATGTTGAATATGGTAGAAGGCCAAACCGAGCGATTGATGCCGCATGTCAAAACCAATAAATGCCAGCAAGTCATTGCCTCGATGGTCAAACAGGGCATCACGAAATTCAAAGCCTCGACAATGGCTGAAGCTGCTTTGGCCGCCCAATCCGAAGCCGAATACGTTTTGATCGCCCACCAAGCTGTGGGGCCAAAAATCAACGAACTTTTTGAATTCCAATTGGCCTACCGAAAAACAAAATTGGCGACATTGATCGACAATTTGGAAATGGCCCAATTGCTGGATCACCGAGCAGGTGTACGGGAGCAAAAACTAAGGGTTTACATCGATGTGAACAATGGCATGGACCGCAGCGGCATAAAACCCGGCGAAGGTTTGAGCCAATTGCTCGAAAGCATGCGGAATTTCGAACACTTGATTTTTATGGGCCTCCACATATACGATGGACACCTTCGCGACAGCGATTTGCGTATCCGAACCGAGAATGTGCAGGCCGGCATCGCAATTGTCGAACCGTACATCACCGCCATGCGAGAAGCCTATCCCGAAACCGAAGTGGTGGCTGGGGGAACACCCACTTTTTCTGTACACCGTCACCGTCAGGACTTCGTCTGCAGCCCCGGCACTTGTGTATTTCAAGATTGGGGATATGCGGAGAAATTGCCCGAACAAAAATTCCAGCCCGCAGTACTCATTCTCGCACGCATTATCTCTAAACCCACGGAAGGGATCGTCACCATCGACCTGGGGCACAAGGCGGTGGCCGCCGAAAACCCTGTAGAGCGTCGGTTTAAAATTTTGAACCTCTCGGGCTACGCCCTACTTTCGCAAAGTGAAGAACACGGTGTGCTGCAAGTGGAAAATTGGGAAGAATTGCAAGTAGGCGATGCACTGTATGCTCTTCCGTATCATATTTGCCCTTCGGTAAACCTTCACTCCGAAATAGCTGTTATAGAAGACAATGAACACGTGGCCAATTGGCCCACGATAGCTGCAATACGATAATTTATTATGGAAATTACTGCTGATAACAAATTGAAGAGATTGGAAATTGTTGGCGACAAGGTGTTGATCAAGCCCAAAGCTCACAATGGGCAAACCAAAACAGGCTTGTTTTTACCACCGACGGTTGTCGAAAAAGAAGCTGTGCAAAGCGGCTATGTAGTGAAAGTAGGCCCGGGCTATCCTTTGCCCAATGCCACAGAAGACGAACCGTGGAAAAACACGGAAGAGAAAGTGAAATATATGCCGCTTCAAGCCGAAGAAGGTGATTTGGCCATTTACTTGCAAAGGCATGCCATCGAAATTCAATACAACGACGAAAAATATGTCATTGTACCGCAAAGCTCGATTCTGATGCTCGAGCGATCCGAAGACCTTTTCTAAACCATAAGCCCTAAACCATGTTTAAAAAGACCCTTTTCTTTGTTTTAGTTTGCCTTTCACTGAGCACTTTTGGACAAGAATTCCAGAAACAGAGTTTCACTTCGAAAGAAGGTTTTACGCTCAATTACCGCATTCTTTTTCCCGAAAATTACGAGGCTTCCAAGGCCTATCCTGTATTGCTTTTTTTGCACGGTGCTGGGGAACGCGGCGATGACAACGAAAAGCAATTGACACACGGCAAAGCGTATTTGGAAGCGGCTTCTGAAAAAGTGAACGCTATAATTGTGGCTCCACAATGCCCAAAAGACAGCTATTGGTCGACAGTGGAAGTAGACCGCAGCCACTACCCTATCGCACTTGATTTTGACTACAAAAGACCCAATCGCCCGCCTATGCAGGCAGCCATCGAATTGGTGCAAAAGATGGTCAAAGAGGGCAAAGCCCAAGCCGATAAACTTTATATCATGGGGCTTTCGATGGGTGGAATGGGCACACTCGAAAGCATCTACCGGTTCCCAAAAATGTTTCAGGCGGCAATTGCGATTTGCGGAGCCGCAGACTTGAAAGCCTACGCAAAAAAATCGCCCAAAATTCCAATTTGGCTTTTCCATGGAGACAGCGACAGCGTAGTGGGTGTAGAGAATTCACGCCAATTGAAAGCCTTGCTAAAAAGCAAAGACAGAGAAGTTTTTTATACAGAATTCCCCGGTGTAAACCACAACAGCTGGGACAATGTATTTGCTGTACCACTGACACTCGATTGGCTTTTGGGCCATTGATTTAGTCAAGCATAAAGCAATGGCAATTGGGATGCATCCAAAGCATCGACACAGGCAGAAAACTGCTTATTTTCTTTGTCATAAATTGCTTTTTGACTTCCTCTTTGCCCTGTCCTACAAACAGCAAGATCACGAGTTTGGACTCCATAAGGGCACGCATGCCCAATGTCAGGCCCAATTGCGGAGTCTTGTCCACTTTTTGCTTTATCATGGAATGACTTTGCGTTAAAGCATCCAACTGAGCAATATGACAATCGGGCCGCAAAAAGGCTGCAGGTTCATTGAAACCCAAATGCCCGTTTTTGCCCACACCCAAAATGCTCACGTCGATTGGCCCTTGATTTTTCAGCACTTGCTCGGCTCTTTTGCATTCTTCTTGCAAATGCTCGGCATCGCCGCGTAAACCAAAATAATTTTGCAAATGTATACCCAATGGAGCAATCAAATGCTGATGCAAATAATACTCGCAACTGCTCGGATGATCTGGCGGAACACCTACCCATTCATCCAATTTGATCAATCGGAAATTGGAGAAAACCCATTTGCGTGAGTTAAGCCAAGATCGATACAAAGCGAGAGGAGAATTTCCCGTTGCCGCACAAATCAAAGGGCTCGACCGCATACTCACGTATTCGTCGAACACAAGATTGGCTTTGTTGACGAGTGCTTCTTCGTTTGCACAATCATAAATCTGCATCATTCCCAAGCTTAGAGTTTACCACTTTTCACCTGTTCGGCCGCATAATTGGTTGCTCTTGCCGTAAGGGCCATGTAAAGAATAGAAGGGCTTTGGTTTCCCGTGCTGGTCATGCAAGCACCGTCGGTCACAAATACATTTTGGCAGGCATGCAACTGGTTCCACTCATTCAATAAAGAGGTTTCCGGGTCTTTGCCCATTCGCACGCCCCCCATCTCGTGGATATCCAGCCCGGGAGCCTGTTGCGAATCGTGAGCCTGGACTTCGTAGCAACCCGCCGCTTCGAGCATAGCCTTGCCCTCATTCAAAAAATCGGCCACCATTTTTTCGTCGTTTTCGTCGTAATCCACATCGGTAACCAAAAGCGGTATTCCCCAAGAATCGGTTTCTTTCTCGCTCAAATACACTCTGTTCGTAGCCTTGGGTATTGTTTCACCCTGCATATACATATTGATATGCCATTGACCGGGAGTAGATATACGATTCTTTAAATCCGCCCCCATCAAGTTCTCTGCTCCGTCCCAACTGTCGCGGTAAGCCCCCATGAAAGTGGTATAACCACCGACAAAGTCCATTTCTTGTTTGCCCACATTTCTGAAATTCACCAAAATGGGTTCGGAAGGTTTTCTTCCAAAAAAATATTTGTCTTCAAATCCATCGATTTTACCGTTCACGCTGCCGCGATACAAATGAAAGCAAATGTACCTGCCCATGAGGTCATGGTCATTGCCCAAGCCCTTGGGGAATCGATTCGACTTGGAATTGAGCAAAATCAGGTTGGTGTTCAAAGCCGAAGCGTTCATAAAAATCACCTTGGCCTTAAAAAATATCTCTTCTTTGCTATTTGCGTCAATCACTTTCACACCAGCGGCCTTCCCCGTAGTTTCATCGTATACGATAGAATGCACAACCGAATGCGGCCGCAAAGTGAGGTTTCCTGTTTTTTCTGCCCAAGGCAAAGTAGAAGAAACCGAACTGAAATACCCTCCATACGGGCAGCCTCGCATGCATTTATTTCGGGCTTGACAATCGCTTCGGCCTTGTGCATAATGAATATCTTTTGCCTTGCTCAGCTGAGCCCACCGCCCTTGCACAAGGTGTCGGCCGTATTTTTCGAGCAATTTTTCTTTGAAATGCTGCTCCACACAGTTGAGCTCAAAAGGAGGCAAGTACTCCCCATCGGGCATGGCTTCCAAACCATCTGCATTTCCACAAACCCCAATAAACCGCTCGACATGACTATACCAATCTTTCACATCCTCGTAAGCGATGGGCCATTCGATGCCGTATTCGAATTTGGCCGGAGCCTTGAATTCGTAGTCGCTCCAACGCTGGCAGGCACGGCCCCAAGTCAAGGATTTTCCGCCCACTTGATAGCCGCGAATCCAATCGAAAGGCTTTTCCTGCACATAAGGGTGATCGGCATCTTGAATAAAAAAATGATCGGTGGCATCGGAAAAGCCCGCCGCCCGTGTAATCAAGGGATTGGCCTCCATGAATTTCTTCGACATCCTTCCCCGATGAGGAAAATCCCAACTTTCTTGCAAAGCGGTGGGATAATCTTCATTGTGTTTCACGTCTCGCCCGCGTTCGAGCACCAAGGTTTTCAAACCTTTTTCGCAAAGCTCTTTTGCGGCCCATCCTCCAGAAATTCCAGACCCCACGACTATGGCGTCGAATTCCGTTTCCTCATTGTTTTTCATTTCTTAAGATCAGGTCAAATAATCCGAAAAGCTAAGAAATTGTGCTTTGAAATGAAAAAATATAATTGAAAAAAGCGTTTGCTCATATTATAGAAATTTAGCTAACGGCCAATTTATTGCACTGGAATAAAGGTCATAAGGCATTTGTATGCTACCTTTGCGGCGAAATCAGAACCCAGAAAATGCTCAGATCTTCTTTAGGAAACATAGGCCATTTGGCCACAATTCTTGCTTTTGTAAGTGCACTTATTGCCACATACGCGTATTGGCAAGGAAGCAAAAACGAAGAAAACGATAAAGTGTGGAGGAAATTCGGAAACCAGATTTTTGGTTTTCATACGCTTTTTGTGGTCGGAATCTGTGCGGCACTCTTCAGCATTATTTTCAATCATTACTTCGAATACCATTACGCTTGGGACAATTCTTCGCTTAGCCTGCCTTTGGGCTATGC
Encoded proteins:
- a CDS encoding VOC family protein, giving the protein MSKSLFTGIQQIGIGVPNAEEAFKWYNRNLGLDVPVFDDVARAELMTPHTNGVVRERRAILAVNMAGGGGAEIWESKNPLPIPAKEAVEFGDLGIYAMRVKSSDVKALAESLNLNVSKDPKGQDTAWLKDPYGNQIQIVPDNSWFKKRADHTGGVLGALIGVSDMDASLALYQDVLGISEMVYDTTGTFSDLAALPGGNRRVRRVLLKKPETAQGAFYKLFGNIEIELVQLIEDEPKVIMDGRSWGDLGYIHLCFDTLDMEAFKKKAADSGFPFTVDSGNTFDMGEAGGRFSYIADPDGTLLEFVETHKVPVLKKFGIFINLQKRGMEKPLPKWMVSTLGWGRVKPD
- a CDS encoding alanine racemase, which encodes MEWYKIDQIGDLNSPGLLLYKNRMEVNIAEMLNMVEGQTERLMPHVKTNKCQQVIASMVKQGITKFKASTMAEAALAAQSEAEYVLIAHQAVGPKINELFEFQLAYRKTKLATLIDNLEMAQLLDHRAGVREQKLRVYIDVNNGMDRSGIKPGEGLSQLLESMRNFEHLIFMGLHIYDGHLRDSDLRIRTENVQAGIAIVEPYITAMREAYPETEVVAGGTPTFSVHRHRQDFVCSPGTCVFQDWGYAEKLPEQKFQPAVLILARIISKPTEGIVTIDLGHKAVAAENPVERRFKILNLSGYALLSQSEEHGVLQVENWEELQVGDALYALPYHICPSVNLHSEIAVIEDNEHVANWPTIAAIR
- a CDS encoding co-chaperone GroES; its protein translation is MMEITADNKLKRLEIVGDKVLIKPKAHNGQTKTGLFLPPTVVEKEAVQSGYVVKVGPGYPLPNATEDEPWKNTEEKVKYMPLQAEEGDLAIYLQRHAIEIQYNDEKYVIVPQSSILMLERSEDLF
- a CDS encoding carboxylesterase family protein, with amino-acid sequence MFKKTLFFVLVCLSLSTFGQEFQKQSFTSKEGFTLNYRILFPENYEASKAYPVLLFLHGAGERGDDNEKQLTHGKAYLEAASEKVNAIIVAPQCPKDSYWSTVEVDRSHYPIALDFDYKRPNRPPMQAAIELVQKMVKEGKAQADKLYIMGLSMGGMGTLESIYRFPKMFQAAIAICGAADLKAYAKKSPKIPIWLFHGDSDSVVGVENSRQLKALLKSKDREVFYTEFPGVNHNSWDNVFAVPLTLDWLLGH
- a CDS encoding 6-phosphogluconolactonase, producing the protein MMQIYDCANEEALVNKANLVFDEYVSMRSSPLICAATGNSPLALYRSWLNSRKWVFSNFRLIKLDEWVGVPPDHPSSCEYYLHQHLIAPLGIHLQNYFGLRGDAEHLQEECKRAEQVLKNQGPIDVSILGVGKNGHLGFNEPAAFLRPDCHIAQLDALTQSHSMIKQKVDKTPQLGLTLGMRALMESKLVILLFVGQGKEEVKKQFMTKKISSFLPVSMLWMHPNCHCFMLD
- a CDS encoding GMC oxidoreductase — its product is MKNNEETEFDAIVVGSGISGGWAAKELCEKGLKTLVLERGRDVKHNEDYPTALQESWDFPHRGRMSKKFMEANPLITRAAGFSDATDHFFIQDADHPYVQEKPFDWIRGYQVGGKSLTWGRACQRWSDYEFKAPAKFEYGIEWPIAYEDVKDWYSHVERFIGVCGNADGLEAMPDGEYLPPFELNCVEQHFKEKLLEKYGRHLVQGRWAQLSKAKDIHYAQGRSDCQARNKCMRGCPYGGYFSSVSSTLPWAEKTGNLTLRPHSVVHSIVYDETTGKAAGVKVIDANSKEEIFFKAKVIFMNASALNTNLILLNSKSNRFPKGLGNDHDLMGRYICFHLYRGSVNGKIDGFEDKYFFGRKPSEPILVNFRNVGKQEMDFVGGYTTFMGAYRDSWDGAENLMGADLKNRISTPGQWHINMYMQGETIPKATNRVYLSEKETDSWGIPLLVTDVDYDENDEKMVADFLNEGKAMLEAAGCYEVQAHDSQQAPGLDIHEMGGVRMGKDPETSLLNEWNQLHACQNVFVTDGACMTSTGNQSPSILYMALTARATNYAAEQVKSGKL